In one Solanum lycopersicum chromosome 11, SLM_r2.1 genomic region, the following are encoded:
- the LOC101244336 gene encoding U-box domain-containing protein 14 isoform X1: MGHQKEELINELTELIDGVSGLPECRSVSKRMYSNLVRRVKLLSPLVEDLKDSDGVEVGDDVVHGLELLKIALISGLELLKSVNEGSKILQALQIENISSRFLDVTEQIEDALSHIPYNKLDLSEEVREQIELVHAQFKRAKGKMESPDEQLEKDLAMAQREQYPDPLIFKRLSEKLHLRTINDLKKESLAIHDMVISSGGDPEECFETIAYLLRKLKDCAMTENPELDALEGDKSLIKHRSPVIPDDFRCPISLELMKDPVIVSTGQTYERSCIQKWLDAGHKTCPKTQQTLLHTALTPNYVLKSLIALWCESNGVELPKNQGTCRNKRTGAGGSDCDRVAIDALLQKLANGNSEQQRAAAGELRLLAKRNADNRVCIAGAGAIPLLVELLSSSDSRTQEHAVTALLNLSINESNKGTIVNAGAIPDIVDVLRNGSMEARENAAATLFSLSVVDENKVAIGAAGAIPALIDLLCHGTPRGKKDAATAIFNLSIYQGNKVRAVRAGIVPPLVRLLKDPGGGMMDEALAILAILASHQEGDVQSLKIVRELGAEEVLKELSENGTDRAKRKAGSVLELLQRVDPVES; the protein is encoded by the exons ATGGGTCATCAGAAAGAGGAATTAATCAACGAGCTGACGGAGTTAATCGATGGGGTTTCTGGTTTACCGGAGTGCCGGTCAGTGTCTAAGAGGATGTACAGTAATTTGGTGAGAAGAGTGAAGCTTTTGAGTCCTTTAGTTGAGGATTTGAAAGATAGTGATGGTGTTGAGGTTGGAGATGATGTTGTTCATGGGCTTGAGTTGTTGAAAATTGCTCTTATTTCAGGTTTGGAGCTTCTCAAATCTGTAAATGAAGGCAGTAAGATTCTTCAG GCTTTACAGATCGAGAACATATCATCAAGGTTTCTAGATGTGACAGAGCAAATTGAAGATGCACTAAGCCACATTCCTTACAATAAGCTTGATTTATCTGAGGAAGTTCGAGAACAA ATTGAACTTGTGCATGCTCAATTTAAAAGAGCCAAAGGAAAGATGGAGTCACCTGATGAGCAACTTGAAAAGGATTTAGCTATGGCACAAAGGGAACAATATCCTGACCCCCTGATTTTCAAACGGCTGTCTGAGAAACTGCATCTCAGGACCATAAATGATCTAAAGAAGGAGTCGCTTGCCATCCATGACATGGTCATTTCTAGTGGTGGAGATCCCGAAGAGTGTTTTGAAACAATAGCATACCTCCTAAGAAAGCTGAAGGACTGTGCAATGACAGAGAATCCTGAACTGGATGCTCTTGAGGGTGACAAGAGTTTGATTAAGCACAGATCTCCCGTTATTCCAGATGACTTCCGCTGTCCAATATCACTTGAGTTGATGAAAGATCCTGTTATTGTATCTACCGGACAG ACCTATGAAAGGTCATGCATCCAAAAATGGCTGGATGCAGGACACAAGACCTGCCCTAAGACTCAGCAGACACTGTTGCACACTGCGCTGACTCCAAACTACGTTCTGAAGAGCCTGATTGCGTTGTGGTGTGAGAGTAATGGTGTTGAGCTGCCTAAAAACCAAGGAACTTGTAGGAATAAAAGGACTGGAGCTGGTGGTTCGGACTGTGATCGTGTTGCTATTGATGCGTTATTACAAAAACTTGCTAATGGTAATTCGGAGCAGCAAAGAGCAGCTGCCGGTGAGCTCCGTTTGCTAGCAAAAAGAAATGCTGATAACAGAGTCTGCATTGCTGGAGCCGGGGCAATTCCTCTACTTGTTGAACTACTATCATCATCAGATTCTCGTACTCAGGAGCATGCTGTCACCGCACTTCTTAACCTATCCATAAATGAAAGTAACAAGGGAACTATCGTAAATGCTGGTGCTATACCTGATATAGTAGATGTACTAAGAAATGGAAGCATGGAAGCAAGGGAAAATGCAGCCGCTACCCTTTTCAGTTTATCAGTAGTTGATGAAAACAAAGTGGCAATAGGAGCAGCTGGTGCTATCCCAGCGCTGATCGATTTGCTCTGTCATGGAACCCCAAGGGGAAAAAAGGACGCTGCCACTGCTATATTCAACCTCTCAATCTATCAAGGAAACAAAGTCAGGGCAGTACGGGCAGGAATTGTTCCACCACTAGTAAGATTACTCAAGGATCCCGGGGGTGGAATGATGGATGAAGCACTTGCGATATTGGCAATACTAGCAAGTCATCAGGAGG GTGATGTTCAGAGCTTAAAGATCGTTAGGGAGCTTGGAGCAGAAGAGGTACTGAAGGAACTATCGGAGAATGGTACAGATAGAGCTAAAAGAAAAGCCGGAAGTGTTTTGGAACTTCTTCAACGAGTCGATCCAGTTGAATCATAA
- the LOC101256445 gene encoding heat stress transcription factor A-6b-like encodes MAMNNMNRFSSGEIEHGVGDGAKREPGIAPFVTKTYDMVEDPNTNSVICWSSSGSSFVISDHNRFSFELLPKYFKHTNMSSFVYQLNNYGFKKIGLQKWEYGHYWFQAGKKHLISNIKRRTKNLNARRDFNQENYFYGVGEEMRSQRDLNITLKSELEKLKERQDDMIKGIASLKEYLERSEAESRKFLCFLAKAVKQVVATKRGTKRDVEVRDVITSKRRAEDVTGSSKSSEKN; translated from the exons atgGCAATGAACAATATGAATCGATTTTCTTCGGGAGAAATTGAACATGGCGTTGGTGATGGTGCAAAACGCGAACCAGGCATTGCCCCTTTCGTAACAAAAACATATGATATGGTAGAGGATCCGAATACAAACTCTGTAATCTGTTGGAGTTCATCTGGTTCTAGTTTCGTTATTTCTGATCATAACAGATTTAGTTTCGAACTTCTACcaaaatatttcaaacataCTAACATGTCAAGCTTCGTCTATCAACTCAATAACTAT GGATTCAAGAAGATTGGACTCCAGAAATGGGAGTATGGACATTATTGGTTTCAAGCAGGGAAAAAACACTTGATATCTAACATAAAAAGACGAACAAAAAATCTAAATGCTCGTAGAGAttttaatcaagaaaattactTTTACGGAGTAGGGGAAGAGATGAGAAGCCAGAGAGATCTCAACATTACGTTGAAGTCAGAACTCGAGAAGTTGAAAGAGAGACAAGATGATATGATTAAGGGAATCGCGTCTTTAAAGGAATATCTGGAGAGATCAGAGGCAGAGTCAAGGAAATTCCTCTGTTTTTTGGCAAAAGCAGTTAAACAAGTTGTTGCAACTAAACGTGGTACGAAACGTGATGTAGAAGTTAGAGATGTAATTACGAGTAAACGTAGAGCTGAGGATGTAACGGGGAGTAGTAAGAGCTCGGAGAAGAATTGA
- the LOC101244826 gene encoding SKP1-like protein 11, producing MSSSSSEPESNILTLKSADNNEFQVEASIAVQSTAIKNMVEDGYTDIPLVNISSEVLIKILDYLKKHAENSGCSEEELNEFDNEFVKMSIKKMSLFVYAASFLHIPGLTSLLCQTIADRIKNKSVNAVRRIFEIINDYTPEEEAEVRAEHDWAHDGELDDTVEEDDEVRDENDGENDDNGTPEDETGEN from the coding sequence ATGTCGTCTTCATCATCGGAGCCGGAGAGCAACATTCTGACCTTGAAATCCGCCGATAACAACGAATTTCAGGTGGAAGCATCGATCGCCGTTCAATCTACAGCTATCAAAAACATGGTAGAGGACGGTTACACAGACATTCCGCTAGTGAACATTAGTAGCGAAGTCCTTATCAAAATTCTCGATTACCTGAAAAAGCACGCGGAGAATTCCGGTTGTAGCGAAGAAGAACTGAACGAATTTGACAATGAATTCGTTAAGATGAGTATCAAAAAAATGTCTCTGTTTGTATACGCTGCTAGTTTCCTTCACATTCCTGGTTTGACGAGCCTGTTATGCCAGACGATTGCTGATAGAATTAAGAACAAATCGGTGAATGCTGTTCGGAGGATTTTTGAGATCATTAATGATTATACACCGGAGGAAGAAGCAGAGGTTCGTGCTGAACATGACTGGGCACATGATGGAGAGCTTGATGATACTGTTGAGGAAGACGATGAGGTTCGTGATGAAAATGATGGAGAGAATGATGATAACGGAACACCAGAGGATGAAACAGGTGAAAATTGA
- the LOC101244336 gene encoding U-box domain-containing protein 14 — translation MGHQKEELINELTELIDGVSGLPECRSVSKRMYSNLVRRVKLLSPLVEDLKDSDGVEVGDDVVHGLELLKIALISGLELLKSVNEGSKILQALQIENISSRFLDVTEQIEDALSHIPYNKLDLSEEVREQIELVHAQFKRAKGKMESPDEQLEKDLAMAQREQYPDPLIFKRLSEKLHLRTINDLKKESLAIHDMVISSGGDPEECFETIAYLLRKLKDCAMTENPELDALEGDKSLIKHRSPVIPDDFRCPISLELMKDPVIVSTGQTYERSCIQKWLDAGHKTCPKTQQTLLHTALTPNYVLKSLIALWCESNGVELPKNQGTCRNKRTGAGGSDCDRVAIDALLQKLANGNSEQQRAAAGELRLLAKRNADNRVCIAGAGAIPLLVELLSSSDSRTQEHAVTALLNLSINESNKGTIVNAGAIPDIVDVLRNGSMEARENAAATLFSLSVVDENKVAIGAAGAIPALIDLLCHGTPRGKKDAATAIFNLSIYQGNKVRAVRAGIVPPLVRLLKDPGGGMMDEALAILAILASHQEGKAAIAQSEPLPVLVQVIRTGSPRNRENAAAILWSLCTGDVQSLKIVRELGAEEVLKELSENGTDRAKRKAGSVLELLQRVDPVES, via the exons ATGGGTCATCAGAAAGAGGAATTAATCAACGAGCTGACGGAGTTAATCGATGGGGTTTCTGGTTTACCGGAGTGCCGGTCAGTGTCTAAGAGGATGTACAGTAATTTGGTGAGAAGAGTGAAGCTTTTGAGTCCTTTAGTTGAGGATTTGAAAGATAGTGATGGTGTTGAGGTTGGAGATGATGTTGTTCATGGGCTTGAGTTGTTGAAAATTGCTCTTATTTCAGGTTTGGAGCTTCTCAAATCTGTAAATGAAGGCAGTAAGATTCTTCAG GCTTTACAGATCGAGAACATATCATCAAGGTTTCTAGATGTGACAGAGCAAATTGAAGATGCACTAAGCCACATTCCTTACAATAAGCTTGATTTATCTGAGGAAGTTCGAGAACAA ATTGAACTTGTGCATGCTCAATTTAAAAGAGCCAAAGGAAAGATGGAGTCACCTGATGAGCAACTTGAAAAGGATTTAGCTATGGCACAAAGGGAACAATATCCTGACCCCCTGATTTTCAAACGGCTGTCTGAGAAACTGCATCTCAGGACCATAAATGATCTAAAGAAGGAGTCGCTTGCCATCCATGACATGGTCATTTCTAGTGGTGGAGATCCCGAAGAGTGTTTTGAAACAATAGCATACCTCCTAAGAAAGCTGAAGGACTGTGCAATGACAGAGAATCCTGAACTGGATGCTCTTGAGGGTGACAAGAGTTTGATTAAGCACAGATCTCCCGTTATTCCAGATGACTTCCGCTGTCCAATATCACTTGAGTTGATGAAAGATCCTGTTATTGTATCTACCGGACAG ACCTATGAAAGGTCATGCATCCAAAAATGGCTGGATGCAGGACACAAGACCTGCCCTAAGACTCAGCAGACACTGTTGCACACTGCGCTGACTCCAAACTACGTTCTGAAGAGCCTGATTGCGTTGTGGTGTGAGAGTAATGGTGTTGAGCTGCCTAAAAACCAAGGAACTTGTAGGAATAAAAGGACTGGAGCTGGTGGTTCGGACTGTGATCGTGTTGCTATTGATGCGTTATTACAAAAACTTGCTAATGGTAATTCGGAGCAGCAAAGAGCAGCTGCCGGTGAGCTCCGTTTGCTAGCAAAAAGAAATGCTGATAACAGAGTCTGCATTGCTGGAGCCGGGGCAATTCCTCTACTTGTTGAACTACTATCATCATCAGATTCTCGTACTCAGGAGCATGCTGTCACCGCACTTCTTAACCTATCCATAAATGAAAGTAACAAGGGAACTATCGTAAATGCTGGTGCTATACCTGATATAGTAGATGTACTAAGAAATGGAAGCATGGAAGCAAGGGAAAATGCAGCCGCTACCCTTTTCAGTTTATCAGTAGTTGATGAAAACAAAGTGGCAATAGGAGCAGCTGGTGCTATCCCAGCGCTGATCGATTTGCTCTGTCATGGAACCCCAAGGGGAAAAAAGGACGCTGCCACTGCTATATTCAACCTCTCAATCTATCAAGGAAACAAAGTCAGGGCAGTACGGGCAGGAATTGTTCCACCACTAGTAAGATTACTCAAGGATCCCGGGGGTGGAATGATGGATGAAGCACTTGCGATATTGGCAATACTAGCAAGTCATCAGGAGGGTAAGGCAGCTATTGCTCAGTCTGAGCCACTTCCCGTCTTAGTTCAGGTAATTAGGACAGGTTCTCCTCGTAACCGAGAGAATGCTGCAGCTATTTTGTGGTCTCTATGTACAGGTGATGTTCAGAGCTTAAAGATCGTTAGGGAGCTTGGAGCAGAAGAGGTACTGAAGGAACTATCGGAGAATGGTACAGATAGAGCTAAAAGAAAAGCCGGAAGTGTTTTGGAACTTCTTCAACGAGTCGATCCAGTTGAATCATAA
- the LOC101245117 gene encoding ras-related protein RABF1, with protein sequence MGCASSAADRNSGRAAGLNPDNGGAYDPKNLKVKLVLLGDSGVGKSCIVLRFVRGQFDPTSKVTVGASFLSQTIALQDSTTVKFEIWDTAGQERYAALAPLYYRGAAVAVVVYDITSPESFAKAQYWVKELQKHGSPDIVMALVGNKADLDEKREVTTQDGIDCAEKNGMFFIETSAKTADNINQLFEEIAKRLPRPTVA encoded by the exons ATGGGTTGTGCATCTTCAGCTGcag ATAGGAATTCGGGACGGGCTGCTGGACTTAATCCTGATAATGGTGGAGCATATGACCCTAAGAATCTTAAAGTGAAG CTGGTACTCTTGGGTGATTCTGGTGTTGGTAAAAGTTGTATTGTTCTGCGCTTTGTACGTGGTCAATTTGATCCGACATCTAAG GTGACTGTAGGAGCTTCTTTTCTGTCTCAAACAATAGCCTTGCAGGACTCAACTAcagttaaatttgaaatatgggACACAGCTGGTCAAGAAAG GTATGCAGCTCTTGCACCATTATACTACCGAGGTGCTGCAGTTGCAGTGGTTGTGTATGATATAACTAGTCCTGAGTCTTTTGCCAAAGCACAATACTGGGTCAAG GAACTGCAAAAACACGGGAGCCCTGATATAGTCATGGCTCTGGTTGGCAACAAAGCCGATCTCGACGAGAAAAGAGAAGTAACGACACAA GATGGAATTGACTGTGCTGAAAAGAATGGCATGTTCTTTATAGAAACATCTGCTAAGACAGCTGATAATATCAACCAGCTGTTTGAG GAAATCGCGAAGAGATTGCCACGCCCTACTGTTGCTTGA
- the LOC101256150 gene encoding SKP1-like protein 1 encodes MAESENTKKMVTLKSNDDKEFEVEEAAVIQSEMIKNMIEDGCATSVIPLPNIDSKTLTKVIEYLNKHITKDEDEDENETDDKGKAVETGEEDDLKEFDEQFVSVDWEELFDIIMAANYLNIHELMELCCQSAADRLKNKSVRAVREMLKITNDLTEEEEQEIINDAPWAFEGPEIDDTVN; translated from the exons ATGGCAGAATCCGAAAACACAAAGAAAATGGTGACATTAAAATCAAACGATGATAAAGaatttgaagttgaagaagCAGCAGTTATTCAATCggaaatgattaaaaatatgatcGAAGATGGATGTGCTACGAGTGTAATTCCATTACCAAATATCGATAGTAAAACGTTAACTAAAGTAATCGAGTATCTGAATAAGCACATTACTAAGGACGAGGACGAGGATGAGAACGAGACTGATGATAAAGGAAAGGCTGTGGAAACAG GTGAGGAAGACGATCTCAAGGAGTTCGATGAGCAATTCGTGAGTGTGGATTGGGAAGAGCTCTTCGATATCATAATGGCCGCGAATTATTTGAACATTCACGAGTTGATGGAGTTGTGTTGCCAATCTGCAGCTGATAGGCTGAAGAACAAGAGTGTTAGAGCTGTTCGCGAGATGTTAAAGATCACGAATGATCTCACCGAGGAAGAAGAGCAAGAAATTATCAACGATGCTCCGTGGGCATTTGAAGGTCCTGAGATTGATGATACCGTTAACTAG